GTACCAGTACCCCAGTCGCGACAACTTCAACTCGCTGATCCCGATGTACATGAAACCCACCCAGCTCGTCCAGTACCCCGAAGATTCGGGCGAACACCTCCACTTCTTCCCGAACTTCTGGGGACCGACCGGCGTCAACAACGACGTTCGCTGTGATATCAGGCCCAAAGAAGGGGGTGAGGACTGATGGCCCACGATGACGTCGAGATCGCCGACGGCGTCGACCACCAGGTTGCGATGGTGATGGATCTCAACAAGTGTATCGGGTGTCAGACCTGCACGGTCGCCTGCGAGACCCTTTGGACCGAACGGGAGGGCACCGAGTACATGTACTGGAACAACGTCGAGACCCGCCCCGGATCCGGCTACCCACGTGACTGGGAATCGAAAGGTGGCGGCTGGGAATCCGCGGAGCACAACGAGCGCTCCGTCGGGGAGATCCCCTCCCAGCAGGATTACGGCGAGAACTGGGAGTTCGATCACGAGGGCATCCTCAAGGAGGGCGAGGACAAGGCCCTCAAACCCGAGAACGGCGATCCCGAGTGGGGGCCCAACTGGGACGAAGACCAGGGTGCCGGCGAGCATCCCAACAACTACTACTTCTACATGCCGCGGATCTGCAACCACTGCACCCATCCCTCCTGTGTGGAGGCCTGCCCCCGGAAGGCGATCTACAAGCGCGAGGAAGATGGCGTCGTCCTGGTCGATCAGGAGCGCTGTCGGGGCTACCGATACTGTGTCGAGGGCTGTCCCTACAAGAAAGTCTACTACAATGCCGTGACGAAAAACAGCGAGAAGTGCGTGTTCTGTTACCCTCGCATCGAGGGCGAGGGACCGGACGACGAGGTGCATCCGCCGGCCTGTGCGGATCAGTGTACGACCCAACTGCGGCTGGTGGGCTACCTCGACGATCAGGACGGGCCGATCTACAAACTCGTCGAGCAATACGAAGTTGCCCTCCCGCTCCATCCGGAGTACCAGACGACGCCGAACGTCTACTACATTCCGCCGGTCGCCCCGCCACAGCACTCAGAGGACGGCGAGAGCGTCGACGTCGAGCGCATTCCCCGATCCTACCTCGAAGAGCTGTTCGGCGAGCAGGTAAACGACGCCCTGGACACGATCGAGCGCGAACGCGCCAAGGTCGAACGCGGCGGCCACAGCGAACTCATGGAGATCCTCCAGGACAAGAATCCTGCCCAGCAGTACCGTTTGGAGGTGTTCGACGATGACTGACGACAGGAACGAATCGTCGAGCTCGGGACGCTTCGCCTCCCGGTGTTCGACGATGACTGACGACAGGAACGAATCGTCGAGCTCACCAGACGAGCGAAGCGAGTCTGGGGGTGTTCCAATGAGCGAACGAAGTGAGCGAATTGGAGCTCGCCGGAACGGCGTTCCGGGGGTGTTCGACGATGACTGACGCTGCCCAGGGACGACGCCCACTGCTCGTCGCCGGCCTGCTCGCGGGCCTGCTGGTCGCCAGCGCCGCCCTCGTCCCGTTGATCGCCGATGCCCGCCCGGCCCGTGAGATTCCCGTCGAGAACGTCGATGGATCGCTGGCCGATCCGGGAGCGGACGGCTGGAGTGACGTGCCGGCGGCAACGATTCCGCTGGCGAGTGCCCCCAGTGGCGTGCCCAACGCCGACGATACCAGCGTTCGCGCCGTCGAGGTCGAGGCTGCCACGACGGACGACACGCTGTTCGTCCGCCTGCGCTGGGCTGATTCGAGCACTGATCGACAGACGAGTTCGCCACGGGCGTTCGCCGACATGGCGGCGATCCAGTTTCCCGTCAACGCCACGACGCAGCCTGCAATCGCGATGGGGAGCCAGAGCAATCTGGTGAACGTCTGGCAGTGGACGGGCACCGGGACGACCCAGGAACTACTCGCCGGCGGCCCGGGCTCGACGACGGCGTTCGAACAGCCCCAGGTGAGTGTCGAGGCGACGCGGACCACGATTGGCGAGGATGGCGGCTGGAGCGTCGTCTTCACGCGAGCGTTGAACGCTTCGGTCGACAATCGGACGCAGTTGGCTGCCGACGCGGATCTGAACGTCGCCTTTGGCGTCTGGAACGGCGAGAACAGCGAACGCGCCGGCCAGAAGGCCGTCAGCGAGTGGTACTACTTCCCCTTTGGACCTGCGGAGGACGGTGCCCCCTTCCAGACGATCCTCTGGGCAGTCGCCGGCATCGCGATCGCACTCGTGATCGCGGTCACGGCCATCAGCGTTCGTCGGGCCGGCCAGGAGGCTGAGTCGGGATGAGTGACACCGACGCCGCCGGGCCAGACCAGCCCGACACTCGTCTCGACCGTGAAGCTGTCGCACCCGATCCGGCCGCCCGAGGCGTCCTCTACCAGACGCTCGCCCGGGTTTTCGAGCACCCGACCGAGCAACTCCATGCCGATCTCGCTGGCGGAGACATCGAAACCGGACTGCGCGATGCGCTCGCAGCGACCACTCTCGAAGTGACGGTGCCCGCCCTCTCTGTCGAGGACGACTACCGGCAACTCAGTGCGCGGTACAACGGCTTGTTCGCCCTCGGATCGGCCGTCACCACGGACCGAACCGACGGCTCTGTCGAGACCGAGGGGCCGGCCGTCTCGCTGTACGAGTCGAGTCATCGGGACGACGCGACCTGGGAGACGGTCAACGTCGACCTCGCGCGAGCCTACGAGTACTACGGACTCTCGGTCGACACTGACGAACGTGACCACCACGACAACCTCGGCCTGCAACTGGAATTCGCCGGCTATCTCGCCCGCCGGGAAGCCCTCGGCGAGGACGACGCCGCGGCTGCCCGCCGGGACCTTCTTGACCGCCACCTGACTGTCTTTACGGATTCACTTCGAGAATCCCTTGCCGAACCCGCCACAGCGGGAATCTACACTGTTCTGGCTACCGTCTTGGATCGAGTCGTCGCGGCCGATCACGCGGACTTGACAGACCGTCTCGACACCTCTGCCTCGACGGACGGACGCGAGGTGAGTTGGTGATGGCTGGACGCGTCCCGGCCCTGAATGCCGTTGTGGCTCCGCGGTCAGTTCACGGTGTGACACTCGATCGCGTCACGCTTTCGGCCCCGGCGGTCTTTGCGGTGGCGACGCTGTTCGTGAGCCGGCTGGCGATCAACGCACGGACGCCTGTCCCGTTCGATCTTGTTGCCGTCCAGGACCTTCTCGTCCCCGTCACAGCGCTTGCCTGTGCCGGCTCACTGATCGCGATAGCTGTCCTCGACGCTGGGGGTTACGAGACGGTCGGGCTGGCGTTCGTCGGCGTCTTCGGCGTCACCGGCACGATCGCGCGACCGGCTTCCGTGCCCGCCGTCGTGGCACTCGTCGCCGGGTCGGGTGTGGCCGCCGGGGCGCGACTGTATGCAGAGCGGACGTTCCCCATCGGCCCGGCCGTCGTCACCGGTGTCCTCCTCGGTGGCCTCACGGCCTCGCTTGGGAGTTCCCTCGGGATTGCCGCGGCGACAACCCGATCGCTGGGGACACAACTGACGTTGCTCGGCGTCGCTGGGACACCGATCTTCCTCGTGCGGGGCCGAACCGACTACCTGGCAGGTGCTGTGGCAGCCGGGTTGCTGGTGGCCCTCGGGATCGTTGCACCGTTCCTGCTCGGGGCGACCGGCCTCGTTGCCGGCGGGATCGTCGGGGCCTCGCTCCCGCTGATGGCGCTTTCGGTCGGCGGGCTGACAGTCACCGCGAGTGCCGCGTTACGAACGCGCCAACATGCAGCCACACTGGGCGCCGGCTTGCTGCTGTTCGCTGGCGTGCCGGCGACGCTTCCGCGCGCAGTCGCTGTCGTCCTCGCGCTCGTGTTGCTCGTCGAGACGGCGACCGGAGGTGCTCGTGATGCCTGAGCCCGATCGCGACCAGGCGGCGGACGAGCCCGACAGCAGTGACCCCGCTCATCCGGACGTGACGACCAGCCGGGCGGACGTGACACTGGGCGAGGCCAGCCAGGCGGAGTTCGCGGCAGCCGACACCGATCCGGTCGCCGAGGACGGCCTCGCGGCCCTGCTCGACCAGTTGGCTGCCAAAGCGCCGACCGAACGCCAGCGGGCGGCCCTGGCACTGGCCGAGCGCGATCCCAGCGAGGCGGCGATCGACGCACTCGGAGATCGGGCGACGGACGATCCAGACGCCCTCGTCAGACAGTTCGCCGTCGAGGCCCTGGGAGAACTGGCCGACGCGACGCCGGCGGCTGTTCTTTCGGCCACTGACGATCCAGACCCCTGGGTTCGCGCTGAAGCGATCGTCGCCCTCGATCACCTCGACCGGGCGGGACAGGCCGACCGGATTGAGGCGGCTCTCGACGATACACACCACGCAGTCCGACGGAACGCTGTCATCTCGCTGTGGAAGGGCCGCGGTGCGGACGCGCTGCCGGAACTGCTTGCCCTGACCGACGACGACAACGATCGTGTCCGGGAGTGGGTCGCCGAACTGCTGGGTCGGATCGACGATCCGGACGCCGAGGCTGCCCTTCGAAAACTCCGGGCCGACGAGGCGTCCATCGTCGCAAAGACCGCTGCACACGCCCTCGAGGGGGATGGTTCGATGCCGGGGCCACCCGGCGGAACCGCCCCGGACGGGACCGACCCGACTGGATCGCACGACCAACCGCCACAGCTCTGAGCGACCGCCGACGCCACTCACGAAGCAATGACAACCGACACGCTTTCCTCGCAGGTCAGGCGCTCGATCGATGCCATTACCGACGAAGGGGCAGCGAGCCCGATCGAGGTACTGTTCGTCGGCGAGGGCGCGGTCTGGCTGGTCGCCGATCCCGACTCGATCGACAGCGACGAAGCGATGATCGATCTCTTTCGCACGCTGGAGGCGATCCCCGGCGTCGAGACGCTGTACGTCGAGCGAGCCGACACGATCGGGGCGGACCCGGGCCAGCCGTCGTGAGCCGTCTCCGGTCGAACACGTTCGGCACGGCCGACTTGCCTGGAGACGGCAACGTCTTCCCATGGATCGGTATGCCACGACATTTCTGGTTCGACGGGCGGGCGCTGACTGCACTGGGGTGAGGTAGCGTGCGGCCGACCGATATCGACCCGAGTGAGCGGCCGGTCGTCCTCATCTGGGAGTTGACCCAGGCCTGCGATCTGGCCTGTAAACACTGTCGGGCCGAGGCTGAAGACCGCCGTCACCCCGACGAACTCACAACCGAAGAGGGCAAGCAACTCCTCGCCGACGCCGCCGACTTCGGCGACGACCAGCTCGTTGTCCTCTCGGGCGGTGACCCACTCTACCGGGACGACGTGGCCGAACTCGTCGAGTACGGCACCGAGCAGGGATTACGGATGACGCTGACGCCAAGCGGGACGGCCTCGCTGACGGCCGACCGGATCGACGACCTCGCCGAGGCCGGCCTTCGCCGCATGGCGGTGAGTCTGGACGGCCCGGATGCCCAATCCCACGACGAGTTCCGAAAGGAAGAGGAGAGTTTCGCCCAGACGATCGCGGCCGCCCGTGCTGCACGCGACCGGGGGCTGCCGTTGCAGGTCAACACGACTGTCTGTGGGGAGACAGTTGAGGATCTCCCGGCGATCCGTGAACTGGTGGCCGATCTCGGGGCGGTCCTGTGGTCGGTGTTCTTCCTCGTGCCAGTCGGTCGCGGGACCGTCCTCGACCCCATTTCGCCCGAGCGTGCCGAGACGGTGATGGAATGGCTCGTGGACGTCAACCAGGAAGCCGATTTCGGCATCAAGACGACCGAAGCACCCCACTACCGGCGGGTCGCACTCCAGCACCACCGGGAGAGCGGCGGCCGACCGCCCAGTGGGAACGGCGAGTCCGCCGGCGACGATCGCTCGACGGGCATCACGGCCGGCAACGGCTTCGCGTTCGTCAGCCACACCGGCGAGGTGTTCCCGTCGGGCTTTCTGCCCAACTCGGCCGGGTCGGTTCGCGAGGCGAGTGTCGTCGACATCTACCGCAACGCGGAACTCTTCGAGCGACTGCGTGACCCTAACGAACTTTCCGGGAAGTGTGGGGCCTGTGAGTTCCGGTTCGTCTGTGGCGGCAGTCGCTCACGAGCGTTTGCGACGACAGGCGATCCCTTGGCCAGCGACCCCCTGTGTGGCTACGTCCCGAAGGGCTACGACGGACCACTGCCCGACACACAGTCACTCGCAGAATCCGACTGATCGCAGCCGATCGGCGACGCGGCTACAATCGCGTCACTCGCTGACGGCAACCGAATCGCCGACCGCAATCTCGCCGCCCCTGTCTTCTTCGGGAACCGAGGCAATGACCATTAGCGTGTAGTAGTGCTCGAACGCCTCTCGGTCGGCCCACTCGGGAAATGTCTTCTCGCGCATCTCGACGAAGCGCTCCCGAAAGTTCGGTGTCGCCTCCCCAGTGTCTGGATCGCGTTCGGGAACGACACACCGGCCACAGGGCGTCACGCCCTCGAAGTGGACGCCGTTGGCTTCGAACCCCGGCGCGGCCTCGCCGACGAAACGGTCCTCCCAGAACGCGTCGACGCCAGACACCTCGATGTTGGCCCGAAGTCGGCGACGGACACCGTCGACGCTCAGTGTGTCGAACCACGAGGCGACTTCCCGGAGTGTAGCGGTACTGACCACTGACGGTCCCATCTCCCGGCGGTCGACGAAACCCAGCGACTCGTCACGTTCGAGGGTCAACTCGATGTCGAAGAAGTCGGAAAACCACGCTTGGGTTCGTTCGCTCTCGGCGTCGCTGTCGAGATCGAACTCGCGACGGTCGCCGTC
The sequence above is drawn from the Halorhabdus sp. CBA1104 genome and encodes:
- a CDS encoding 4Fe-4S dicluster domain-containing protein; the protein is MAHDDVEIADGVDHQVAMVMDLNKCIGCQTCTVACETLWTEREGTEYMYWNNVETRPGSGYPRDWESKGGGWESAEHNERSVGEIPSQQDYGENWEFDHEGILKEGEDKALKPENGDPEWGPNWDEDQGAGEHPNNYYFYMPRICNHCTHPSCVEACPRKAIYKREEDGVVLVDQERCRGYRYCVEGCPYKKVYYNAVTKNSEKCVFCYPRIEGEGPDDEVHPPACADQCTTQLRLVGYLDDQDGPIYKLVEQYEVALPLHPEYQTTPNVYYIPPVAPPQHSEDGESVDVERIPRSYLEELFGEQVNDALDTIERERAKVERGGHSELMEILQDKNPAQQYRLEVFDDD
- a CDS encoding ethylbenzene dehydrogenase-related protein, whose translation is MTDAAQGRRPLLVAGLLAGLLVASAALVPLIADARPAREIPVENVDGSLADPGADGWSDVPAATIPLASAPSGVPNADDTSVRAVEVEAATTDDTLFVRLRWADSSTDRQTSSPRAFADMAAIQFPVNATTQPAIAMGSQSNLVNVWQWTGTGTTQELLAGGPGSTTAFEQPQVSVEATRTTIGEDGGWSVVFTRALNASVDNRTQLAADADLNVAFGVWNGENSERAGQKAVSEWYYFPFGPAEDGAPFQTILWAVAGIAIALVIAVTAISVRRAGQEAESG
- a CDS encoding molecular chaperone TorD family protein yields the protein MSDTDAAGPDQPDTRLDREAVAPDPAARGVLYQTLARVFEHPTEQLHADLAGGDIETGLRDALAATTLEVTVPALSVEDDYRQLSARYNGLFALGSAVTTDRTDGSVETEGPAVSLYESSHRDDATWETVNVDLARAYEYYGLSVDTDERDHHDNLGLQLEFAGYLARREALGEDDAAAARRDLLDRHLTVFTDSLRESLAEPATAGIYTVLATVLDRVVAADHADLTDRLDTSASTDGREVSW
- a CDS encoding HEAT repeat domain-containing protein, with the translated sequence MPEPDRDQAADEPDSSDPAHPDVTTSRADVTLGEASQAEFAAADTDPVAEDGLAALLDQLAAKAPTERQRAALALAERDPSEAAIDALGDRATDDPDALVRQFAVEALGELADATPAAVLSATDDPDPWVRAEAIVALDHLDRAGQADRIEAALDDTHHAVRRNAVISLWKGRGADALPELLALTDDDNDRVREWVAELLGRIDDPDAEAALRKLRADEASIVAKTAAHALEGDGSMPGPPGGTAPDGTDPTGSHDQPPQL
- a CDS encoding TIGR04053 family radical SAM/SPASM domain-containing protein, giving the protein MRPTDIDPSERPVVLIWELTQACDLACKHCRAEAEDRRHPDELTTEEGKQLLADAADFGDDQLVVLSGGDPLYRDDVAELVEYGTEQGLRMTLTPSGTASLTADRIDDLAEAGLRRMAVSLDGPDAQSHDEFRKEEESFAQTIAAARAARDRGLPLQVNTTVCGETVEDLPAIRELVADLGAVLWSVFFLVPVGRGTVLDPISPERAETVMEWLVDVNQEADFGIKTTEAPHYRRVALQHHRESGGRPPSGNGESAGDDRSTGITAGNGFAFVSHTGEVFPSGFLPNSAGSVREASVVDIYRNAELFERLRDPNELSGKCGACEFRFVCGGSRSRAFATTGDPLASDPLCGYVPKGYDGPLPDTQSLAESD
- a CDS encoding MOSC domain-containing protein; amino-acid sequence: MARIERLRVYPVKGLDGIDLETARVRPGGTLEHDREFALFDTDGDVLNGKRTDRVHDLETDFDPGSSTLTVRPPDGDRREFDLDSDAESERTQAWFSDFFDIELTLERDESLGFVDRREMGPSVVSTATLREVASWFDTLSVDGVRRRLRANIEVSGVDAFWEDRFVGEAAPGFEANGVHFEGVTPCGRCVVPERDPDTGEATPNFRERFVEMREKTFPEWADREAFEHYYTLMVIASVPEEDRGGEIAVGDSVAVSE